The window ccgagatatgtcgagttttgtccaattaggtaaggtatttaagtggtaggtgggttaaaataatgggtcgaagccgagatccaaccgagatccaaccgagatccgagatcttggcgagatattgcacttttgagactcgcaggcaatctcgtctcgagattttgaaaatccgagaaactcggcgagatctcgccctcgccgagatctcgcaagttctcgaaccttggtcAAGAGGTGACTGGCTAGGTTGGCTCTTGGATTATCAGAGGGgtgaagaaagaagagattgaCGATGCCATTAAGGGAGGTGATGGCGTCAGAGTTGGTAGGATTGGTCAAGGGGTCAGAAGTAACCGTGGTGAGTGAGGGGTTGGCGGTACAATTCATGTTGTAAGTGGAAGAATTGCAAAAAATgagataaaaataatagaagttGGAAGTGTGATGATAGTAGTTGAAAAGGGGATGACGATGTGATGATGTTGTGAGGTAATGATGGTTGTGAGTATAATATAGGATGAGAAAACTGAAGTGGCTGATATGTGAAGTAAAGAATAGGTGGAAAGATTTTGGAAGTGGGATGCTCAAGTGGTGCTGGTCGCGGCAGGGGGCAAAACAGCGAACAGGCAGTGGTGCTGGTCACTGCGGCTAGGGGGACGATAGGAGAAGGACTGGGTAGGGAGGGTAGCAGAGAAGGAAGGGGATCTCAACTTTGCTCTTTTTGTGACCGGAGTCGAATAATTATTTCATTGACTATGTATGTTTAAATACAGAAGTAATGGAGAAGAATTCTCCAATACAAGGTAACTAAGAAATGTACAGAAACGAATGAATCTAAACAAATATGGAAAGATTACAAATGGAGATTTGTACACGTGTGAAAATTTTGTCCAATAGAAATTACATAGATGTCCtcatgaatcttttttttttttggttttatatttaatttcttgtttaattacatAGACCTGCTAAGTCGCCTTATCATTAGTAGGCTTAAATATCCCATGGTTCTTGCAGATTCACCAAATAACTTTAACTACGATTTCttcttacttttctttctttgcttgTTTTTTCTAGGTTTTCTGCTGTCTTCAAAGTGGTTTGTGCTTTCCATTTCTGGAATTGACTTATTTCAGTTTTCTTTCTCAGTAAAATGTCTTCTCTTGGAACTTCGAAAGGGATTCTCGAGATTGCAAAATTTGCTATCTATGTGTCAGTTCCTATTGCTCTTATGTTCACATTTGCCAACAACACTGAGAATCTCAAGAAAATAATGGGAAAtgtaagctctctctctcatattcattaatatgttttgatttttattgatAAACTGGAGTTTGTTTTTTCTCATCCACCCTTTGGGTGACACCAAAGACTACTTAGCTGAAGACTCTGATTTAGAGATTACGGATTTTCACACGTTATATACTTTAAATAGAACTTGGTTTACAATCATTATACATTAGTATACTTTTATGTACACATATGTGGGGAATAAATTCCTCAGATAGATACCGGTTTCAATTTTTTACATAATTGCATAGGACAGATATTTCTGGTACATTAGGTCCCGTTGGGTATGCTGCAATGGTGCAAACTTGTTAAATGTTAACTGTGATGTTTATGTGACAGAAATGTTTGTTATGAATGTGTACTCTCCAATTAGTATTTTGTAGGAGataatttcaaatttttgtgTTCTTTCGAGTTTAGGTTTTGTGTGTTGATTGTTTGGTTCGAACTTCTAACACCAAAGGGAGCAAACTTAATAGCCTCATTAGTTACTCTTGCATTGAATTGTGGTTATATAAGAAGTTCCCTGACACATTTAAAACACTGATACAAGATATCCAATGTAACAACTTGAGAATCCTGAAAGCCGGACACCTCTGTGCTTCTAATCCAGAAAATCTAGCAATTGGTTATGGTCATGTGGGTTTTGATTTTAGGAGAATGTACATATAATAATTGATCTACTTACAAGAATTATAtgtttgtagtttttttttctttgatgagATAAGGAAATATAttaacacttctgtttctggGCCATGTTTCTACTCCAGAAatgaatttttgtatttttgttactGGGTCAAATTTTTGGGCAAAAAAAGGCGTTTGGTAATGcataataatttctatttcttgatcagaaaagaaacagaaacgcGTTTCTTATACATAATCATTTTTGTTTCTAGAACttctataaaatttcaaaaatgccattaacaacaacaaccataaccttatcccaactaaatggggttggctacatggatccgaagaggccatgacaaaaatggaaataagagaagtagaaaaaagtaaaaaggagtaaaaggaagtaaaaaaaaaaaaaaaaaaaaaattattaaaggaaaaagtctaagcagtagtcaaagcagcatcccaggaacatccccTTACAAGAGGTCAGGtaca is drawn from Telopea speciosissima isolate NSW1024214 ecotype Mountain lineage chromosome 1, Tspe_v1, whole genome shotgun sequence and contains these coding sequences:
- the LOC122657512 gene encoding uncharacterized protein LOC122657512 translates to MSSLGTSKGILEIAKFAIYVSVPIALMFTFANNTENLKKIMGNRSYVVYPPEGPRPPSPEELREMAREIARKNNIR